Genomic window (Enterobacteriaceae bacterium 4M9):
CATCGAGGCAGCCAACTTCCCGTTCTGCACTATCGAACCAAACACCGGCGTCGTCCCAATGCCCGATCCGCGTCTGGACAAGCTTGCTGAAATCGTTAAGCCGCAGCGCATTCTGCCGACCACGATGGAGTTTGTTGACATCGCGGGTCTGGTAAAGGGCGCATCCAAAGGTGAAGGCCTCGGCAACCAGTTTCTGACCAACATCCGTGAGACCGAAGCCATCGGCCACGTGGTGCGCTGCTTTGAAAACGACAACATCATCCACGTCTCCGGTCGCGTAAACCCGGCGGAAGACATTGACGTTATCAACACCGAACTCGCCCTGTCTGATCTGGACACCTGCGAGCGCGCCATTCATCGCATCCAGAAGAAAGCCAAAGGCGGCGATAAAGACGCCAAAGCTGAACTGGAAGTGCTGGAGAAATGCCTGCCGCAGCTGGAGCAGGCCGGTATGCTGCGTGCGCTTGACCTGACTAAAGAAGAAAAAGCGCTGATTCGCTACCTGAGCTTCCTGACGCTTAAGCCGACCATGTACATCGCTAACGTTAACGAAGACGGCTTTGAGAACAACCCATATCTGGACCAGGTGCGTGAAATCGCCGCCGCAGAAGGTTCTGTGGTCGTGCCGGTTTGCGCCTCTGTGGAGTCTGACATTGCGGAGCTTGACGACGAAGAACGCGACGAATTCATGCAGGAACTGGGTCTTGAAGAGCCGGGCCTGAACCGCGTGATTCGTGCAGGCTACACCCTGCTCAACCTGCAAACCTACTTCACCGCAGGCGTAAAAGAAGTGCGTGCCTGGACCATTCCGGTCGGTGCCACCGCCCCGCAGGCGGCCGGTAAAATCCATACCGACTTCGAGAAAGGCTTTATCCGCGCCCAGACTATCGCCTATGAAGACTTCATCACCTACAAAGGTGAACAGGGTGCTAAAGAAGCCGGTAAGATGCGTGCAGAAGGTAAGGACTACATCGTTAAAGACGGCGATGTGCTGAACTTCTTGTTTAACGTCTAAAAAATAATTTTACTGGTTTCAGGACATCGCGTGATGTCTTGCAGGTAGCGTAACAACTCAAAATCCATGCAATTGTGTGGATTTTTCTTTTTATGGCATCTTACGTTTTCTTGCTACGCTCAGTTTTGCCAGCGTATACCGTCCGGACAGGCGATCTTTGTACTCTGAACGCTTCCATTTGTTTGCGGTGCCATGAACCAGAGTAAAGGCTTTTCGCCGATGGCAAAGGCTCAGTCAGTTAGTTTTACCCACCCTCGCCCGCCGCCGCCCCTGTTCCCTCATCACCGCTATACGCTTACCAACGCCCTCACCCTGTCTTTTTCCATATCCTGCCCGCGCCCGCGTTGCACAATAACCCCGCGCGACATTACCAGATAGTTGTCCGCCAGTTCAGCGGCAAAGTCGTAAAACTGCTCAACCAGCAAAATCGCCATGTCGCCGCGCGCGGCCAGCGCACGGATAACCGCACCAATCTCTTTAATCACCGACGGCTGAATCCCCTCGGTCGGTTCATCAAGAATCAAAAGCTGCGGGCGGCAGGCCAGCGCCCGGCCAATGGCAAGCTGCTGCTGCTGCCCGCCCGACAAGTCCCCGCCCCGGCGCTGCTTCATTTCACGCAGTACCGGGAACAGCGCGTAAATCTCCTCCGGCACGCTTTTAGCTGCTCGCCCATGAAAGCGCGACAGCCCCATCAGCAGGTTTTCCTCCACCGTCAGGCGCGGAAAAATCTCGCGTCCCTGCGGCACATAGGCAATGCCCTGCTGCACCCGCTGGTGCGGCTTTGCATGATTAATCAGCTTGCCCTGCCAGTGCAGCGTACCGGACTTCACCGGGAGGATGCCCATCAGGCATTTCAGCAGCGTGGTTTTGCCCACGCCGTTGCGGCCCAGCAGACAGGTAATTTCACCAGGCGTGGTGTCAAACGACAGGCCGCGCAGAATATGGCTGCCGCCGTAATATTGATTGAGTTCATTAACCTGCAACATATTTAGCGCCCCAGATAGACATCAATGACCTGCTCGTTCGCCTGCACATCACGCAGCGAGCCTTCTGCCA
Coding sequences:
- the ychF gene encoding redox-regulated ATPase YchF, producing the protein MGFKCGIVGLPNVGKSTLFNALTKAGIEAANFPFCTIEPNTGVVPMPDPRLDKLAEIVKPQRILPTTMEFVDIAGLVKGASKGEGLGNQFLTNIRETEAIGHVVRCFENDNIIHVSGRVNPAEDIDVINTELALSDLDTCERAIHRIQKKAKGGDKDAKAELEVLEKCLPQLEQAGMLRALDLTKEEKALIRYLSFLTLKPTMYIANVNEDGFENNPYLDQVREIAAAEGSVVVPVCASVESDIAELDDEERDEFMQELGLEEPGLNRVIRAGYTLLNLQTYFTAGVKEVRAWTIPVGATAPQAAGKIHTDFEKGFIRAQTIAYEDFITYKGEQGAKEAGKMRAEGKDYIVKDGDVLNFLFNV
- the urtE gene encoding urea ABC transporter ATP-binding subunit UrtE, which encodes MLQVNELNQYYGGSHILRGLSFDTTPGEITCLLGRNGVGKTTLLKCLMGILPVKSGTLHWQGKLINHAKPHQRVQQGIAYVPQGREIFPRLTVEENLLMGLSRFHGRAAKSVPEEIYALFPVLREMKQRRGGDLSGGQQQQLAIGRALACRPQLLILDEPTEGIQPSVIKEIGAVIRALAARGDMAILLVEQFYDFAAELADNYLVMSRGVIVQRGRGQDMEKDRVRALVSV